The following coding sequences are from one Bradyrhizobium sp. WSM471 window:
- a CDS encoding ABC transporter permease, with protein MTAASFSLSRDDRPILIAALFIVVILVAGTVYTFARFGSAPLLSPAYLLQQLQIGAFLGIVSAGMMIVILIAQIDLSVPWTLAAAAMMATSVGGPLAIPVGLGVGVLVGLVNGVGVAYLRVPSMIFTLGVNAVMRGLMVAHTGGYAPQTGATDLMRMLAGDRTLGIPNALFVWAAVSVLVVVILQRMSLGRYIYAIGNKEAAAYLAGVNTRRVTVVCFVLCGLAAALAGVLLAGYSTKAYQGMGDAYLLPSIAAVVIGGTNILGGRGRYLGTLIGVVLIVLLNSVLSIMEMPEAGRQVIYGLVIIFMLLVYGRGERVMS; from the coding sequence ATGACGGCGGCCTCATTCAGCCTCTCGCGCGACGATCGCCCGATCCTGATAGCGGCGCTGTTCATCGTCGTCATTCTCGTCGCGGGTACGGTTTACACGTTCGCCCGTTTCGGCAGCGCTCCCCTGTTGTCTCCGGCCTATCTTCTGCAGCAATTGCAGATCGGTGCGTTCCTCGGGATCGTCTCGGCCGGCATGATGATCGTGATCCTGATCGCGCAGATCGATCTGTCGGTGCCCTGGACGCTCGCCGCCGCGGCCATGATGGCGACCTCGGTCGGCGGTCCTCTCGCAATTCCGGTCGGCCTCGGGGTCGGCGTTCTGGTCGGGCTCGTCAACGGCGTCGGGGTCGCGTATCTGCGGGTCCCCTCGATGATCTTTACGCTGGGCGTGAATGCCGTGATGCGCGGCCTGATGGTCGCGCATACTGGCGGCTACGCACCGCAGACCGGGGCGACCGACCTGATGCGGATGCTGGCGGGCGATCGTACGCTCGGCATTCCCAACGCGCTGTTCGTCTGGGCCGCGGTGTCCGTGCTGGTGGTCGTCATCCTGCAGCGCATGTCGCTCGGCCGCTACATCTACGCCATCGGCAACAAGGAGGCGGCGGCCTATCTCGCCGGCGTCAACACGCGCCGCGTCACGGTGGTCTGCTTCGTCCTCTGCGGCCTTGCTGCCGCGCTCGCGGGCGTGCTGCTCGCCGGCTATTCCACCAAGGCCTACCAAGGCATGGGAGACGCCTATCTGCTGCCCTCGATCGCCGCCGTCGTGATTGGAGGCACGAACATCCTCGGCGGCCGCGGCCGCTATCTCGGTACGCTGATCGGCGTCGTCCTGATCGTGCTCCTGAACAGCGTATTGTCGATCATGGAGATGCCGGAGGCGGGCCGGCAGGTGATCTACGGTCTCGTTATCATCTTCATGCTGCTCGTCTACGGGCGGGGCGAACGCGTCATGAGCTAG
- a CDS encoding aldo/keto reductase, with the protein MVSQSALPRRTLGRTGLEVSILGFGTAPLGDLFLELDDQTAIAAASRAFELGINLLDTSPHYGNGLSEHRCGTALRRVPRKDVVLCTKTGRWMDPFHQPETRSGFVGGQPHRAVVDYSYDGTMRSVEQSLLRLGADRIDLLLIHDVDVWTHGKDAIEDRFREAMSGAYVALDKLRSEGVVAGIGIGVNEAEMCVRFAQAGSFEVMLLAGRYSLLEQPALEEFMPLALKQGIAVLLGGVFNSGILATGAIKGAKYNYQDAPPQILSKVAEIQRICAAHDVALPTAALHFALGHPAVASVVLGAHNAQEVERNVAALTASVPAALWSDLKAASLLESEAPVPR; encoded by the coding sequence ATGGTTTCGCAATCAGCTTTGCCGCGCCGCACACTTGGCCGGACCGGTCTCGAAGTCTCTATCCTCGGGTTCGGAACCGCACCGCTTGGCGATCTTTTTCTCGAGCTCGACGACCAGACTGCGATTGCCGCTGCGAGCCGCGCCTTCGAACTCGGCATCAATTTGCTCGATACATCGCCGCACTATGGCAATGGCCTGTCGGAGCATCGCTGCGGAACGGCGCTTCGGCGCGTGCCGCGCAAGGACGTGGTGCTTTGCACCAAGACCGGCCGCTGGATGGATCCGTTTCACCAGCCGGAAACTCGGTCCGGATTTGTTGGCGGACAGCCGCACCGGGCCGTAGTCGACTATTCCTATGACGGCACCATGCGTTCGGTCGAGCAGTCGCTGTTGCGGCTTGGCGCCGACCGTATCGATCTGCTGCTGATCCATGATGTCGATGTGTGGACCCACGGCAAGGACGCGATCGAGGATCGGTTTCGCGAAGCGATGTCCGGGGCCTATGTAGCGCTGGACAAACTTCGTTCTGAAGGTGTGGTCGCGGGCATCGGAATCGGCGTCAACGAGGCCGAGATGTGCGTGCGCTTTGCGCAGGCCGGATCCTTCGAGGTAATGCTGCTCGCCGGGCGCTATTCGCTGCTTGAGCAGCCAGCACTCGAGGAGTTCATGCCGCTGGCCCTGAAGCAGGGCATCGCGGTGCTGCTCGGCGGCGTGTTCAATTCGGGGATTCTGGCGACGGGCGCCATTAAGGGCGCCAAGTACAATTATCAGGATGCGCCGCCGCAGATCCTTTCGAAGGTTGCCGAAATCCAGCGCATCTGCGCAGCTCATGACGTAGCACTGCCGACGGCAGCTCTACATTTCGCGCTCGGCCATCCCGCGGTCGCGAGCGTGGTCCTCGGGGCGCATAATGCGCAGGAGGTCGAGCGCAACGTGGCAGCGCTGACCGCCTCAGTGCCAGCCGCGCTCTGGAGCGATCTCAAGGCCGCGTCCCTGCTGGAATCGGAAGCGCCCGTTCCGAGGTAG
- a CDS encoding SMP-30/gluconolactonase/LRE family protein encodes MLPYVTHDARFARLVFGHANLEKLTSGCRWAEGPAYFPAGRYLIWSDIPNNRMMRFDETDSSVSVFRSPSFNSNGNTTDREGRLVTCEHFMRRVTRTEHNGSITVLAEQFEGRRLNSPNDVVVKSDGSIWFSDPTYGIDNDYEGQQTKSEIGASNVYRIDPAGGEISLVVSDRVQPNGLAFSPDEKLLYVADTGATHVDGLPATIWSYKVQGNKVAEPSLFSTCPDGLYDGFRCDIHGNIWTSAGQSVFCYAADGTHIGTIPIGEIVANVCFGGPQRNRLYICGQTSLYSIFLNTRAAV; translated from the coding sequence ATGCTCCCCTATGTCACGCACGACGCACGCTTTGCCCGCCTGGTCTTCGGTCACGCCAATCTCGAAAAACTCACCAGCGGCTGCCGCTGGGCCGAAGGACCCGCTTACTTTCCGGCCGGCCGCTATTTGATCTGGTCCGACATTCCGAACAACCGAATGATGCGCTTCGACGAGACCGATTCATCGGTGTCGGTGTTCCGCTCGCCGAGCTTCAACTCGAACGGCAACACGACCGATCGCGAGGGGCGGCTGGTCACTTGCGAGCACTTCATGCGCCGCGTCACCCGGACCGAGCATAACGGCTCCATCACGGTGCTTGCCGAGCAGTTCGAAGGGCGTCGGCTGAACTCGCCCAACGATGTCGTGGTGAAATCGGACGGCTCGATCTGGTTTTCGGATCCGACATACGGCATCGACAACGATTACGAGGGCCAGCAGACCAAATCCGAGATTGGCGCCTCCAACGTGTACCGGATCGATCCAGCGGGCGGCGAGATCAGCCTCGTCGTCTCTGACCGCGTGCAACCGAACGGGCTGGCGTTCTCGCCAGACGAGAAGCTGCTTTATGTCGCCGATACCGGCGCGACCCACGTCGACGGGCTGCCCGCGACGATCTGGTCCTACAAGGTCCAGGGAAACAAGGTCGCTGAGCCCTCGCTGTTTTCCACCTGCCCCGACGGACTCTATGACGGGTTTCGCTGCGACATCCACGGCAACATCTGGACGTCAGCGGGACAGAGCGTGTTCTGCTATGCAGCCGACGGGACACATATCGGGACGATTCCGATTGGCGAGATCGTGGCGAATGTCTGTTTCGGCGGTCCGCAGCGCAACCGCCTCTACATTTGCGGACAGACTTCGCTGTATTCGATCTTCCTCAATACGCGCGCGGCCGTGTAA
- a CDS encoding ABC transporter permease: MLDDLAIRIRQNIGLVTAILLFCALYIFYNAAHPRGFSSAVLVQNGDEIFALAMLAMAQTVPVLMSGLDLSVGAVMTMVGCFASYLLTGAAGGAPLHLDIFGVHLGLGTFPGGVSGILLGIAVCLAIGAAAGFINGCVVVYGRIQPIIATLATGAVYIGIALFLRPTPGGKIDVDLNWALTNSLGDFASTVHIFDDGAAAWFAPFAWIPVPFVLLVLIPLLVWVPFRRSVLGRAVYAIGSAEGAAYMSGLPIERAKIAAFTLAGFFAGCGGLFLAIQTSSGNADIPQAGAYTLNSIASVVIGGTSLLGGTGSAIGSIFGAMVLRVISFFFRIFDIAPLLQPLFEGVILLAAVSIGALGMLRVKNTLELFR, from the coding sequence ATGCTTGACGATCTCGCGATCAGGATCCGCCAGAACATCGGTCTGGTCACCGCCATCCTGTTGTTCTGTGCCCTCTACATTTTCTACAACGCCGCGCATCCCCGCGGTTTCTCCTCCGCCGTGCTGGTGCAGAATGGCGACGAAATCTTTGCGCTCGCCATGCTGGCGATGGCGCAGACCGTGCCGGTCTTGATGTCGGGCCTTGATCTCTCCGTCGGAGCGGTCATGACCATGGTCGGCTGCTTTGCGAGCTACCTCCTGACCGGCGCGGCAGGTGGTGCGCCGCTGCATCTCGACATATTCGGCGTGCATCTCGGCCTCGGCACCTTTCCGGGCGGCGTGAGCGGCATTCTGCTCGGGATCGCCGTGTGCCTTGCGATCGGCGCGGCTGCCGGCTTTATCAATGGTTGCGTCGTCGTCTATGGGCGCATCCAGCCGATCATCGCGACGCTTGCGACCGGCGCGGTCTACATCGGCATCGCGCTTTTCCTGCGTCCGACCCCGGGCGGCAAGATCGATGTTGATCTGAACTGGGCGCTGACTAACTCGCTCGGCGATTTCGCCTCGACCGTGCACATCTTCGACGATGGCGCGGCTGCCTGGTTTGCGCCGTTCGCCTGGATCCCGGTGCCCTTTGTGCTTCTCGTTCTCATTCCGCTGCTGGTATGGGTGCCGTTCCGCCGCTCCGTTCTCGGCCGCGCCGTCTATGCGATCGGCTCGGCCGAGGGCGCGGCTTATATGTCCGGCCTTCCGATCGAGCGCGCCAAGATCGCCGCCTTCACGCTCGCGGGCTTCTTCGCCGGCTGCGGCGGTCTCTTCCTTGCTATCCAGACTTCGTCTGGGAATGCGGACATTCCGCAGGCCGGCGCCTATACGCTCAACTCGATCGCCTCCGTGGTGATCGGCGGCACTTCGCTGCTGGGCGGAACCGGCAGTGCGATCGGGTCGATCTTCGGCGCCATGGTCTTGCGCGTGATTTCCTTCTTCTTCCGCATCTTCGACATTGCCCCTCTTCTGCAGCCGCTGTTCGAGGGCGTGATCCTGCTCGCTGCCGTCAGCATCGGCGCCTTGGGTATGCTGCGCGTCAAGAACACGTTGGAGCTGTTTCGATGA
- the dusA gene encoding tRNA dihydrouridine(20/20a) synthase DusA has protein sequence MKYHNHTFSVAPMMDWTDRHCRVFHRHLTRRALLYTEMLTTGAIIHGDRERLLGFDLVEHPVALQLGGSDPRELALAARIGEEFGYDEINLNVGCPSDRVKDGRFGACLMAEPDLVARCVEAMKGAVAVPVTVKCRIGIDDQDPEVALDNLAHAVVDSGCDALIVHARKAWLSGLSPKENRDIPPLDYDRVYRLKRAMPDVPVIINGGIPGVDEARAHLDHVDGAMLGRAAYQEPWRLLSVDTDIFGEAAPLASMQDALEAMMPYIEQQLARGTRLHSMTRHFVGAFHAVPGARAFRRHLAEQGVKPGAGLEVLRDAIARVGARAPAEAAA, from the coding sequence TTGAAATATCACAACCATACCTTTTCCGTGGCCCCCATGATGGATTGGACCGACCGGCATTGCCGGGTGTTCCATCGTCACCTGACGCGGCGGGCGCTGCTGTATACGGAGATGCTGACCACTGGTGCCATCATTCATGGTGACCGGGAGCGGCTGCTTGGGTTCGACCTGGTCGAGCACCCGGTCGCGCTTCAGCTCGGCGGGTCGGATCCGCGCGAGCTGGCGCTGGCGGCGCGGATCGGCGAGGAGTTCGGTTATGACGAGATCAACCTCAACGTCGGCTGCCCCTCCGACCGCGTGAAGGACGGCCGTTTCGGCGCTTGCCTCATGGCAGAGCCTGATCTCGTGGCGAGGTGCGTCGAGGCGATGAAGGGTGCGGTTGCCGTGCCCGTCACGGTGAAGTGCCGCATCGGTATCGACGACCAGGATCCGGAAGTCGCGCTCGACAACCTTGCGCACGCGGTCGTTGACTCCGGCTGCGATGCGTTGATCGTGCATGCCCGGAAAGCATGGCTCAGCGGTTTGTCACCGAAGGAGAATCGCGACATCCCGCCGCTCGACTATGATCGCGTCTATCGCCTCAAGCGCGCGATGCCGGATGTGCCTGTCATCATCAACGGCGGCATCCCCGGCGTCGACGAGGCAAGGGCACATCTCGATCACGTTGACGGCGCGATGCTTGGACGAGCCGCCTATCAGGAGCCGTGGCGGCTGCTCTCGGTCGATACCGACATTTTCGGCGAGGCGGCGCCGCTTGCCTCGATGCAGGATGCGCTCGAAGCAATGATGCCCTACATCGAGCAGCAGCTCGCGCGCGGCACGCGGCTGCACTCCATGACGAGGCATTTCGTCGGCGCATTCCACGCCGTACCCGGCGCGCGCGCCTTCCGCCGGCATCTTGCCGAGCAGGGGGTAAAGCCGGGCGCCGGCCTCGAGGTGCTACGCGATGCGATTGCGCGTGTCGGTGCGCGCGCGCCGGCGGAGGCGGCGGCCTAG
- a CDS encoding TIGR02281 family clan AA aspartic protease, translating into MIRFLLVLIMLACTAGAVVAYGDSDQIARASSKVSHIFRTQTAAPAPAVQIQRGQGGEFALRAKINGVAAPMVIDTGATSVVLTWETAKAIGLPLEMLEYDVDLETAGGHTKAARLTIDRLSVGHLVEKSVPALVVQRGQMKTNLLGMSFLDRLESWGVRADRLMLTGYPELQTSRRRSRLAVD; encoded by the coding sequence ATGATCCGGTTCCTGCTCGTTCTCATTATGCTCGCCTGCACGGCAGGTGCCGTCGTCGCCTATGGCGATTCCGACCAGATCGCGCGCGCGAGCAGCAAGGTCTCGCATATCTTTCGCACGCAGACTGCAGCGCCCGCCCCCGCCGTGCAGATTCAGCGCGGCCAGGGTGGCGAATTCGCGCTGCGCGCGAAGATCAACGGCGTGGCCGCACCGATGGTCATCGACACCGGAGCGACCTCGGTGGTGCTGACCTGGGAAACCGCAAAAGCGATCGGGCTGCCACTCGAGATGCTCGAGTACGACGTCGATCTCGAAACCGCGGGCGGTCACACCAAGGCGGCCCGCCTCACGATCGACCGCCTCTCCGTCGGCCACCTCGTCGAAAAATCGGTGCCGGCCCTCGTCGTGCAGCGCGGGCAGATGAAGACCAACCTGCTCGGCATGAGCTTCCTCGATCGCCTGGAGAGCTGGGGCGTGCGCGCCGACAGGCTGATGCTCACCGGTTATCCGGAGCTCCAGACCAGTCGCCGCCGCTCGCGCCTGGCAGTCGACTAG
- a CDS encoding sugar ABC transporter ATP-binding protein, which produces MPAADPTPSAFLELAGISKRYAGVRALEGVDFACERGKIHAVLGENGAGKSTLIKIIAGVVQPDSGRMRLAGSAVGFATPSAANAAGVVCIFQELSLMPDLSVADNISIASPPRRFGLIDAKAQRRRAEELLAEIGCEDVNPLRHVRDLPLSRRQVVEIAKALGKRPQLLILDEATSALTSADVEKVYAMLARLKAEGVAILYISHRMHEVEALADRASVFRNGRHIETFDKGVRSTADIVQLMIGRDIAAQYPPKPARNAARPVLALENLSWEGQLDRISLSVGAGEIVGLGGLDGQGQKSLLLALFGVLRGVTGRIMVANREVRPGSPAAAKSVGIALVPEDRKTEGLMLPMSIADNLAIASLDALSTGPFIDAGKERTAIKRAIARLQIKLGAASDAVSTLSGGNQQKVVLAKWLMTDPRIILLNDPTRGIDVGTKQELYRLMRELADQGAAILFYSTDYDELIGCCDRVVIMYDGRIVRELEGDDLTETNIVASSLNVDTDTAAGAAHA; this is translated from the coding sequence ATGCCGGCTGCCGACCCGACGCCATCCGCCTTCCTGGAGCTCGCCGGCATCTCCAAGCGCTATGCCGGCGTTCGTGCTCTGGAGGGGGTCGATTTCGCCTGCGAGCGCGGCAAGATCCACGCCGTGCTGGGCGAGAACGGTGCCGGCAAGTCGACCTTGATCAAGATCATCGCCGGGGTGGTGCAGCCCGACAGCGGCCGCATGCGCCTCGCAGGGAGCGCCGTCGGCTTTGCTACGCCGTCGGCGGCGAATGCGGCCGGTGTCGTCTGCATCTTCCAGGAGCTATCGCTGATGCCCGACCTCTCGGTCGCGGACAACATCTCCATTGCGTCCCCGCCGCGGCGGTTCGGCTTGATCGATGCGAAGGCCCAGCGCCGCCGCGCCGAGGAGCTTCTGGCCGAGATCGGCTGTGAGGACGTCAATCCCCTGAGGCACGTGCGCGATCTGCCCCTATCGCGGCGCCAGGTGGTCGAGATTGCGAAGGCGCTCGGCAAGCGGCCGCAGTTGCTGATCCTCGATGAGGCGACATCGGCACTGACGAGCGCCGATGTGGAGAAGGTCTACGCGATGCTGGCACGGCTCAAGGCCGAAGGTGTCGCAATCCTGTACATCTCGCACCGCATGCACGAGGTCGAGGCGCTCGCCGACCGCGCCTCGGTATTTCGCAACGGCCGCCATATCGAGACCTTCGACAAGGGCGTGCGTTCGACCGCCGATATCGTCCAGCTCATGATCGGGCGTGACATCGCGGCCCAGTACCCGCCCAAGCCGGCGCGCAATGCTGCGAGGCCGGTGCTGGCGCTCGAGAACCTGTCGTGGGAGGGGCAGCTCGATCGCATCTCACTGAGCGTCGGCGCCGGCGAGATCGTCGGGCTCGGTGGCCTCGACGGTCAGGGTCAGAAATCCCTGTTGCTTGCTCTGTTCGGCGTTTTGCGCGGCGTCACGGGTCGCATCATGGTGGCAAACCGCGAGGTGCGTCCCGGCTCCCCGGCGGCGGCAAAATCGGTCGGCATCGCCCTCGTGCCTGAGGACCGCAAGACCGAAGGACTGATGCTGCCGATGTCGATCGCGGACAATCTTGCGATCGCATCGCTCGACGCCCTTTCCACTGGCCCATTCATCGATGCCGGCAAGGAACGCACCGCGATCAAGCGGGCCATCGCACGGCTGCAGATCAAGTTGGGTGCAGCGAGTGACGCGGTCTCGACGCTGTCGGGTGGAAACCAGCAGAAGGTCGTGCTCGCCAAATGGCTGATGACCGATCCGCGCATCATCCTGCTCAACGATCCCACGCGCGGAATCGACGTAGGCACCAAGCAGGAGCTCTACCGGCTGATGCGCGAACTCGCCGACCAGGGCGCCGCAATCCTGTTCTACTCGACCGACTATGACGAGCTGATCGGCTGCTGCGACCGCGTCGTCATCATGTATGACGGCCGCATCGTGCGCGAGCTCGAGGGCGACGACCTCACCGAGACCAACATTGTCGCAAGCTCCCTGAATGTCGACACCGATACCGCAGCGGGGGCGGCGCATGCTTGA
- a CDS encoding DUF1289 domain-containing protein, which translates to MSKETPCVAVCMIDPKTRLCFGCGRTLPEIARWHAMESAERLALTALLPARMNQVGLAPIAESPKRT; encoded by the coding sequence ATGAGCAAAGAAACGCCGTGCGTCGCCGTCTGCATGATCGATCCCAAGACCAGGCTGTGCTTCGGCTGCGGACGCACATTGCCGGAGATCGCGCGCTGGCACGCCATGGAGAGCGCGGAACGGCTCGCGCTCACGGCGCTGTTGCCGGCGCGCATGAATCAGGTTGGACTTGCGCCCATCGCGGAATCGCCGAAACGAACCTGA